The Helicobacter pylori genome includes a window with the following:
- a CDS encoding DUF2156 domain-containing protein, whose product MFEKITLAHKDLFSRFLSTQKIVLSDVSFTNCFLWQHARLIQVAVIRDCLVIQTTYENQKPFYFYPIGKRPHECVKELLKLEKNLRFHSLTLEQKDDLKDNFVGVFDFTYNRDRSDYVYSVEELIALKGKKYHKKKNHLNQFLTNHANFVYEKISSQNRKEVLEAFQEWFLESQTDDIGLINENKGIQSVLENYESLDVKGGLVRVNGEIVSFSFGEVLNEETALIHIEKARADIAGAYQIINQQLLLNEFSHLTYANREEDLGLEGLRRSKMSYNPVFLIDKYEAVAKN is encoded by the coding sequence ATGTTTGAAAAAATTACCTTAGCGCATAAGGACTTGTTTTCAAGGTTTTTAAGCACTCAAAAAATCGTTTTATCGGATGTGAGTTTTACCAATTGCTTTTTATGGCAGCACGCAAGGCTTATTCAAGTGGCGGTGATTAGGGATTGTTTGGTGATTCAAACCACTTATGAAAATCAAAAACCCTTTTATTTCTATCCTATCGGTAAGAGGCCGCATGAATGCGTAAAAGAGCTTTTGAAATTAGAAAAAAATTTAAGGTTCCACTCTTTGACTTTAGAGCAAAAAGACGATTTGAAAGACAATTTTGTAGGGGTGTTTGATTTCACTTACAACCGAGACAGAAGCGATTATGTTTATTCTGTTGAAGAATTGATCGCTTTAAAAGGGAAAAAATACCATAAGAAAAAAAACCACTTAAACCAGTTTTTAACCAATCATGCGAATTTTGTTTATGAAAAAATTTCTTCTCAAAACAGAAAGGAAGTTTTGGAGGCCTTTCAAGAGTGGTTTTTAGAAAGCCAGACCGATGATATAGGGCTAATCAATGAAAATAAGGGCATTCAAAGCGTGTTAGAAAATTATGAAAGCTTGGATGTAAAGGGGGGGCTTGTTAGGGTTAATGGGGAAATAGTCTCGTTTAGTTTTGGAGAAGTTTTAAACGAAGAAACCGCACTCATTCACATTGAAAAAGCCCGTGCAGATATTGCAGGCGCGTATCAAATCATCAACCAGCAATTGCTTTTGAATGAATTTAGCCATTTAACTTACGCTAACAGAGAAGAAGATTTAGGATTAGAGGGTTTGAGAAGGTCTAAAATGAGCTATAACCCGGTGTTTTTGATAGACAAATACGAAGCCGTTGCTAAAAATTAA
- a CDS encoding chorismate mutase — MQKNLDSLLENLRAEIDVLDNELSDLLDKRLEIALKIALIKQESPIYCPKREREILKRLSQRDFKHLNGEILTGFYTEVFKISRKFQENALKELKK, encoded by the coding sequence ATGCAAAAGAATTTGGATAGTCTTTTAGAAAATTTAAGGGCTGAAATTGATGTGTTGGATAATGAATTGAGCGATCTTTTAGACAAACGCTTAGAAATCGCTTTAAAAATCGCTCTCATCAAACAAGAAAGCCCCATTTATTGCCCTAAAAGAGAGCGAGAAATTTTAAAACGACTCAGCCAAAGGGATTTCAAGCATTTGAATGGAGAAATTCTTACGGGTTTTTATACAGAGGTTTTTAAGATTTCTAGAAAATTTCAAGAAAACGCCCTCAAAGAGTTAAAAAAATAA
- the lysA gene encoding diaminopimelate decarboxylase: MFNYEELFQIYKTPFYLYNFDKIKQAFLSYKEAFKGRKSLICYALKANSNLSILSLLAHLESGADCVSIGEIYRALKAGIKPYRIVFSGVGKSVFEIEQALKLNILFLNVESFMELTTIEKIAQFLGIKARISIRINPNIDAKTHPYISTGLKENKFGVGEKEALEMFLWAKKSAFLEPISVHFHIGSQLLDLEPIIEASQKVAKIAKSLIALGIDLRFFDVGGGIGVSYENEETIKLYDYAQGILNALQGLDLTIICEPGRSIVAESGELITQVLYEKKAQNKRFVVVDAGMNDFLRPSLYHAKHAIRVITPSKGREISPCDVVGPVCESSDTFLKDVHLPELEPGDKLVIEKVGAYGSSMASQYNSRPKLLELALEDHKIRVIRKREALEDLWRLEEEGLKGV, encoded by the coding sequence ATGTTTAATTATGAAGAGCTGTTTCAAATTTATAAAACCCCTTTTTACCTCTATAATTTTGACAAAATCAAACAGGCTTTTTTGAGTTATAAAGAAGCGTTTAAGGGGCGTAAATCTTTGATTTGCTACGCTTTAAAGGCGAATTCCAATTTGAGTATCCTCTCTTTATTAGCCCATTTAGAGAGTGGGGCGGATTGCGTTTCCATAGGCGAGATATATAGGGCTTTAAAAGCTGGGATCAAGCCTTATAGGATCGTGTTTAGCGGGGTGGGTAAGAGCGTATTTGAAATAGAACAAGCCCTAAAACTCAACATTTTATTTTTGAATGTAGAAAGTTTTATGGAATTAACAACGATTGAGAAAATCGCCCAATTTTTAGGGATAAAGGCCAGGATTTCCATTAGAATCAACCCCAACATTGACGCTAAAACGCACCCCTATATTTCTACCGGTTTGAAAGAAAATAAGTTTGGCGTGGGAGAAAAAGAAGCTTTAGAAATGTTTCTTTGGGCTAAAAAAAGCGCGTTTTTAGAGCCTATTAGCGTGCATTTTCATATCGGCTCACAGCTCTTAGATTTAGAGCCGATTATAGAAGCGAGCCAAAAGGTAGCTAAAATCGCTAAATCTTTGATAGCGCTAGGGATAGATTTGCGTTTTTTTGATGTGGGCGGAGGGATTGGCGTGAGCTATGAAAATGAAGAAACGATTAAACTTTATGATTACGCGCAAGGGATTTTAAACGCACTTCAAGGCTTGGATTTGACGATTATTTGTGAGCCGGGCCGATCCATCGTGGCTGAGAGTGGGGAATTGATCACGCAGGTTTTGTATGAAAAAAAGGCTCAAAACAAGCGCTTTGTGGTTGTGGATGCGGGCATGAATGATTTTTTACGCCCCAGTTTGTATCATGCTAAGCATGCCATAAGGGTTATAACGCCCTCTAAGGGGCGTGAGATCTCGCCTTGCGATGTGGTAGGGCCTGTGTGTGAGAGCAGCGACACTTTTTTAAAAGATGTCCATTTGCCAGAATTAGAGCCAGGCGATAAATTAGTCATAGAAAAGGTTGGGGCTTATGGTTCTAGCATGGCCAGTCAATACAATTCGCGCCCCAAACTCTTAGAATTAGCCCTAGAAGATCACAAAATCAGAGTGATAAGAAAAAGAGAGGCTTTAGAAGATTTGTGGCGATTAGAAGAAGAAGGCTTAAAAGGGGTTTGA
- a CDS encoding vacuolating cytotoxin domain-containing protein, protein MKKFKKKSKSIKRSYQNQKTILKRPLWLAPLLIGGFASGVYADGTDILGLSWGEKSQKVCVHHPWYALWLCDKWEEKTQQFTGNQLITKTWAGGNAANYYHSQNNQDITANLKNDNGTYFLSGLYNYTGGENNGGNLNIELGSNATFDLGAHNGNSFTSWYPNGHTNVTFSAGTINVNNSVEVGNRVGSGAGTHTGTATLNLNANKVNINSNISTFKTSQVNIGNANSAITIGSVSLSGDTCSSLARVGVGANCSTSGSSYSFKGTTNATNTAFNNASGSFTFEENATFSGAKLNGGAFTFNKEFSVTNNTAFNSGNFNFKGASSFNGATFSNASYTFNNQATFQNSSFNGGTFTFNNQNNQSAQHPQIQNSSFSGNAITLKGSVIFQQAFNNSSHQLTMQNASFNNANFNNTGKITINEGASFNNTIFNTSINTNNMTISGGVTLSGKNDLKNGSTLDFGSSKITLAQGTTFNLTSLGSEKSVTILNSSGGITYNNLLNHAINGLTNALKTSESPSDPQSFTQGLWETITYNGVTGQLLNENATASKPADSSPSKASSNSTQVYQVGYKIGDTIYKLQETFGPNSIIIQALESGTYTPPPTISGSQFDLSASSYINADMPWYNHKYYIPKSQNFTESGTYYLPSVQIWGSYTNSFKQTFSASNSNLVIGYNATWTDHNVSSSGTVSFGDTSGGALNGHCGPWPYYQCTGTTNGTYSAYHVYITANLHSGNRIGTGGAANLVFNGIDSVNIANATITQHNAGIYSSSMTFSTQSMDNSQNLNTLNANGTLSVYGTTFTNQAKDGKFIFNAGQAVFENTNFNGGSYQFSGDSLNFSNNNQFNSGSFEISAKNASFNNAHFNNSASFNFNNSGATTSFVGDFTNANSNLQIAGNAVFGNSTNSNGSLNNANFNNTGSVNISGNATFDNVVFNSPANTSVKGQVILNNITLKNLNAPLSFGDGTITFNAHSVINIGEAITNGNPITLVSSSKEIEYNNAFSKNLWQLINYQGHGASSEKLVSSAGNGVYDVVYSFNNQTYNFQEIFSPNSISVRRLGVGMVFDYMDMEKSDHLYYQNALGFMTYMPNSYNNNLGNANNTIYYYDNSIDFYASGKTLFTKAEFSQTFTGQNSAIVFGAKNIWTNASDAPQSNAIIRFGDNKGAGSNDASGHCWNLQCIGFITGHYEAQKIYITASIESGNRISSGGGASLNFNGLQGVLLTNATLYNRAAGTQSSSMNFISNSADIQAQNSYFIDDTAQNGGNPNFSFNALNLDFSNSSFRGYVGTTQSVFKFNAVNAISFTNSTNLSSGLYQISANSVSFDNSNLSVSVGTSSIKANAINFSQNASINASNHSTLELQGDLNLNDTSSLNLNQSTINVSNNATINDYASLIASNNAHINFNGTTNFNSANITTSLNDSSIVFKGAISLGGQFNLSNNSSLDFQGSSTITSNTAFNFYDNAFSQSPITFHQVLDIKAPLSLGGNLLTPNNSSVLNLKNSQLVFGDQGSLNIANIDLLSDLNDNKNRVYNIIQANMNSNWYERISFFGMRINDGIYDAKNQTYSFTNPLNNALKITESFKNNQLSVTLSQIPGIKNTLYNIGSEVFNYQKVYNNANGVYSYSDDAEGVFYLTSNVKGYYNPNQSYQANGSNNTTKNNNLTSESSIISQTYNAQGNPISTLHIYNKGYNFNNIKALGQMVLKLYPEIKKILGNDFSLSSLSDLKGDALNQLTKLITPSDWKNINELIDNANNSVVQNFNNGALIVGATKIGQTNTNSAVVFGGLGYQKPCDYTDIVCQKFRGTYLGQLLESSSADLGYIDTTFNAKEIYLTGTLGSGNAWGTGGSASVTFNSQTSLILNQANIVSSQTDGIFSMLGQEGINKVFNQAGLANILGEVAVQSINKAGGLGNLIVNTLGSGSVIGGYLTPEQKNQTLSQLLGQNNFDNLMNDSGLNTAIKDLIRQKLGFWTGLVGGLAGLGGIDLQNPEKLIGSMSINDLLSKKGLFNQITGFISANDIGQVISVILQDIVKPSSALKNDVVALGKQMIGEFLGQDTLNSLESLLQNQQIKSVLDKVLAAKGLGSIYEQGLGDLMPSLGKKGLFAPYGLSQVWQKGDFSFNAQGNVFVQNSTFSNANGGAISFNAGDMLIFAGNNRISFTNHAGALNLLSNQVSNINITTLNASNGLKINASNNNVSVSQGNLFINASCVGQNNPTTANIANPCTLSTQSANNTSSSNASNNAQIALNNNDESLIITANDFNFSGNIYANGVVDFSKIKGSATIKNLYLYNNAQFQANNLTISNQAVLEKNASFVTNNLNIQGAFNNNATHKIEVLQNLTIASSASLSTGVYGLEVGGALNHFGAIHFNLENIQTPVPLIQAEGIINLNTTQAPFMNVNNSMADNTTYTLLKSSRYIDYNINPNSLQSYLKLYTLININGNHIEEKNGVLTYLGQRVLLQDKGLLLSVALPNSNNAHQNNILSLSVLYNQIKMSYGDKVMDFTPPTLQDYIVGIQGQSALNQIEAIGGNNAIKWLSTLMMDTKENPLFAPIYLKNHSLNEILGVTKDLQNTASLISNPNFRDNATNLLELASYTQQTSRLTKLSDFRAREGESDFSLLELKNKRFSDPNPGEVFVKHSQLSKHPNNLWVQGVGGASFISGGNGTLYGLNVGYDRLVKNVILGGYVAYGYSDFNGNIMHSLGNNVDVGMYARAFLKRNEFTLSANETYGGNATSINSSNSLLSVLNQRYSYNTWTTSVNGNYGYDFMFKQKSVVLKPQVGLSYHFIGLSGMKGKMNDAAYKQFLMHSNLSNESVLTLNMGLESRKYFGQNSYYFVTARLGRDLLIKSKGGNTVRFVGENTLLYRKGEVFNTFASVITGGEMHLWRLMYVNAGVGLKMGLQYQDINITGNVGMRVAF, encoded by the coding sequence ATGAAAAAGTTTAAAAAGAAATCAAAAAGTATAAAACGATCGTATCAAAATCAAAAAACAATCTTAAAGCGTCCTTTATGGCTTGCGCCTTTACTGATCGGTGGGTTTGCTAGTGGGGTGTATGCTGATGGAACAGATATTTTGGGGCTTAGTTGGGGGGAAAAAAGCCAAAAGGTATGCGTGCATCATCCATGGTATGCTCTATGGCTTTGCGATAAATGGGAGGAAAAAACACAACAATTTACAGGAAACCAACTCATCACAAAAACTTGGGCAGGGGGTAATGCGGCTAACTACTACCACTCTCAAAACAACCAAGACATCACAGCCAATTTAAAAAATGATAACGGCACTTATTTTTTAAGCGGTCTGTATAACTACACCGGAGGGGAAAATAATGGGGGGAATTTAAATATTGAATTAGGCAGTAACGCTACTTTTGATTTGGGTGCACACAATGGGAATAGTTTCACTTCTTGGTATCCTAATGGGCATACTAATGTTACTTTTAGCGCTGGGACTATCAATGTGAATAACAGCGTAGAAGTGGGCAATCGTGTGGGATCTGGAGCTGGCACGCACACCGGCACAGCCACTTTAAACTTGAACGCTAATAAGGTCAATATCAATTCTAATATCAGCACGTTTAAAACTTCGCAAGTGAATATAGGCAATGCTAACAGCGCTATTACTATCGGTTCGGTTTCTTTAAGTGGGGATACTTGCAGTTCTTTAGCTAGGGTTGGCGTAGGGGCTAATTGCTCCACTTCTGGGTCTAGCTATTCTTTTAAAGGGACGACTAACGCTACTAATACGGCTTTTAATAATGCAAGCGGTAGTTTCACTTTTGAAGAGAACGCCACTTTTAGCGGGGCGAAATTGAATGGGGGGGCATTCACTTTTAATAAGGAGTTTAGCGTTACCAATAATACCGCTTTTAATAGCGGCAATTTTAATTTTAAAGGCGCAAGTTCCTTTAATGGTGCAACTTTTAGTAACGCTTCCTACACTTTTAACAATCAAGCCACTTTCCAAAACAGCTCCTTTAATGGGGGGACTTTTACTTTCAATAACCAAAATAATCAAAGCGCTCAGCACCCCCAAATTCAAAACAGCTCTTTTAGTGGTAACGCTATTACTCTTAAGGGTTCTGTAATTTTCCAGCAAGCCTTTAACAATTCAAGCCACCAATTGACAATGCAAAACGCTTCCTTTAATAACGCTAATTTTAACAATACCGGTAAAATCACTATTAATGAGGGCGCGAGTTTTAACAATACGATATTCAACACTTCTATTAATACAAACAACATGACCATTAGTGGTGGCGTTACTTTAAGCGGTAAGAATGATTTGAAAAATGGCTCAACCCTTGATTTTGGGAGTTCTAAAATCACTCTCGCTCAAGGGACGACTTTCAACCTTACAAGTTTAGGCAGTGAGAAGAGCGTAACGATTTTAAATTCTAGCGGTGGGATCACTTATAATAATCTTTTAAACCATGCGATCAACGGCTTGACAAACGCCCTAAAAACGAGCGAAAGCCCTTCAGATCCGCAAAGTTTCACTCAAGGTTTGTGGGAGACGATCACTTATAATGGGGTTACCGGACAGCTTTTGAATGAAAACGCTACGGCATCTAAACCCGCTGACTCTTCGCCCTCTAAAGCCTCTTCAAACTCTACGCAAGTCTATCAAGTGGGCTATAAAATAGGGGATACTATCTACAAACTGCAAGAAACTTTTGGCCCTAATTCCATTATCATCCAAGCTTTAGAGAGCGGGACTTACACGCCACCCCCTACAATCAGCGGATCACAATTTGACTTATCCGCTTCAAGTTATATTAATGCTGACATGCCTTGGTATAACCATAAATATTATATTCCTAAATCTCAAAATTTTACAGAGAGCGGGACTTATTACTTGCCGAGCGTTCAAATATGGGGGAGCTATACTAACTCGTTTAAACAAACCTTTAGCGCAAGTAATAGTAATCTGGTGATCGGGTATAACGCAACATGGACTGATCATAATGTTTCTTCTAGCGGCACAGTGTCTTTTGGGGACACTTCAGGGGGCGCTCTTAACGGGCATTGCGGGCCTTGGCCGTATTATCAATGCACAGGCACGACTAATGGCACTTATAGCGCTTATCATGTGTATATCACAGCGAATCTGCATTCTGGCAATCGTATAGGCACGGGTGGGGCAGCCAATCTGGTCTTTAATGGAATAGATAGCGTCAATATCGCTAACGCTACCATCACGCAACATAACGCCGGGATTTATTCAAGCTCTATGACTTTTTCCACGCAAAGCATGGATAATTCGCAGAATTTGAATACTCTAAACGCTAACGGCACGCTTTCAGTGTATGGCACAACTTTCACTAACCAAGCTAAAGATGGGAAATTCATTTTCAATGCAGGGCAAGCGGTTTTTGAAAACACCAACTTTAATGGAGGGAGTTATCAATTCAGTGGTGATAGCTTGAATTTTTCAAATAACAACCAGTTTAATAGCGGTTCGTTTGAGATTAGCGCAAAAAACGCTTCGTTCAATAACGCTCACTTCAACAACAGCGCTTCTTTTAATTTCAATAATTCTGGCGCAACCACTTCGTTTGTGGGGGATTTCACTAACGCTAATTCAAATCTGCAAATCGCCGGGAACGCTGTTTTCGGGAACTCTACCAATAGTAATGGCTCTTTAAATAACGCTAATTTTAATAATACCGGCTCTGTGAATATTTCAGGGAATGCGACTTTTGATAATGTGGTTTTTAACAGCCCTGCGAATACGAGCGTGAAAGGGCAGGTTATTCTCAATAATATCACTTTAAAAAACCTGAACGCCCCTTTGTCTTTTGGCGATGGGACAATCACTTTTAACGCTCATTCTGTTATTAATATTGGTGAAGCTATCACTAATGGCAACCCTATCACCCTTGTAAGCTCTTCTAAAGAAATTGAATACAACAACGCTTTTAGTAAAAATCTATGGCAGCTCATCAACTACCAAGGGCATGGGGCAAGTAGTGAAAAGCTCGTCTCTAGTGCGGGTAATGGCGTCTATGATGTGGTGTATTCTTTCAATAACCAAACCTATAATTTCCAAGAGATTTTTTCACCCAACAGCATTTCTGTCCGGCGTTTGGGTGTTGGCATGGTGTTTGATTATATGGATATGGAAAAATCGGATCATTTGTATTATCAAAACGCTCTCGGTTTTATGACCTACATGCCTAACAGCTATAACAATAATTTAGGGAATGCAAACAACACCATTTACTATTACGACAACAGCATTGATTTTTATGCGAGCGGGAAAACTTTATTCACTAAGGCGGAATTTTCTCAAACATTCACCGGGCAAAACAGCGCGATCGTTTTTGGGGCTAAAAATATATGGACAAATGCGAGCGATGCGCCGCAATCTAATGCCATCATTCGCTTTGGGGACAATAAGGGAGCAGGGAGTAATGATGCGAGCGGGCATTGCTGGAATTTGCAATGCATAGGCTTTATTACAGGGCATTATGAAGCGCAAAAGATTTACATCACCGCAAGCATTGAAAGCGGGAATCGCATTTCTAGCGGTGGGGGCGCGAGCCTTAATTTTAACGGGCTTCAAGGCGTTCTTTTAACGAACGCGACTTTGTATAACCGCGCTGCTGGCACGCAAAGCTCGTCTATGAATTTTATCTCTAACAGCGCGGATATTCAGGCTCAAAACTCCTATTTTATAGACGATACCGCGCAAAATGGCGGCAACCCTAATTTTAGTTTCAACGCTTTGAATCTGGATTTTTCTAACAGCTCTTTTAGGGGCTATGTGGGGACAACGCAATCTGTTTTTAAATTCAACGCCGTTAATGCGATCAGTTTCACCAACAGCACGAATTTAAGCTCTGGTTTGTATCAAATTTCAGCTAATAGCGTGTCGTTTGACAATTCCAATTTAAGCGTTTCAGTGGGGACAAGCAGTATTAAAGCCAATGCGATCAATTTTTCTCAAAACGCCTCTATCAATGCGAGCAACCATTCAACCTTAGAACTTCAAGGCGATTTGAATTTAAACGACACCAGCTCGCTCAACCTCAACCAAAGCACCATTAATGTTTCCAATAATGCTACGATCAACGATTATGCGAGCTTGATTGCGAGTAATAACGCTCATATCAATTTTAATGGGACAACCAATTTCAATTCAGCGAATATTACTACGAGTTTGAATGATTCTTCTATCGTGTTTAAGGGAGCGATCTCTTTAGGAGGGCAGTTTAATTTAAGCAATAACTCTTCTTTAGATTTTCAAGGCTCTAGCACTATCACCTCTAACACGGCGTTTAATTTCTATGATAACGCTTTTTCTCAAAGCCCCATCACTTTCCATCAAGTCCTTGATATTAAAGCGCCCTTGAGTTTGGGAGGCAACCTCTTAACCCCTAACAACAGTAGCGTGTTGAATTTAAAAAACAGCCAGCTTGTTTTTGGCGATCAAGGGAGTTTGAACATCGCTAACATTGATTTACTAAGCGATCTAAACGACAATAAAAATCGTGTGTATAACATCATTCAAGCGAACATGAATAGTAATTGGTATGAGCGTATCAGCTTCTTTGGCATGCGTATCAATGATGGGATTTATGACGCTAAAAACCAAACTTATAGTTTCACTAACCCTCTCAATAACGCCCTAAAAATCACCGAGAGCTTTAAAAATAACCAACTAAGCGTTACGCTCTCTCAAATCCCGGGTATTAAAAACACGCTTTATAACATTGGCTCTGAAGTCTTTAACTACCAAAAAGTCTATAACAACGCTAACGGCGTGTACTCTTATAGCGATGATGCAGAAGGCGTGTTTTATCTCACTAGCAATGTGAAAGGCTATTACAACCCCAACCAATCCTATCAAGCCAACGGCAGCAATAACACCACGAAAAATAATAATCTAACCTCTGAGTCTTCTATCATCTCGCAAACCTATAACGCGCAAGGCAACCCTATTAGCACGTTACACATCTATAACAAGGGCTATAATTTCAATAATATCAAAGCGTTAGGGCAAATGGTGCTCAAACTCTACCCTGAAATCAAAAAGATATTGGGGAATGATTTTTCGCTTTCAAGTTTGAGCGATTTAAAAGGCGATGCACTAAACCAGCTTACCAAACTCATCACCCCTAGCGATTGGAAAAACATTAACGAGTTGATTGATAACGCAAACAATTCGGTCGTGCAAAATTTCAATAACGGCGCTTTGATTGTAGGAGCGACTAAAATAGGGCAAACAAACACCAATAGCGCGGTTGTTTTTGGGGGCTTAGGCTATCAAAAGCCTTGCGATTACACCGATATTGTGTGCCAAAAATTTAGAGGCACTTATTTGGGGCAGCTTTTGGAGTCTAGCTCGGCTGATTTGGGCTATATTGACACGACTTTTAACGCTAAAGAAATTTATCTTACCGGCACTTTAGGGAGCGGGAACGCATGGGGGACTGGGGGGAGCGCGAGCGTAACTTTTAACAGCCAAACTTCGCTCATTCTCAACCAGGCTAATATCGTAAGCTCGCAAACCGATGGGATTTTTAGCATGCTAGGCCAAGAGGGCATCAATAAGGTTTTCAACCAGGCCGGGCTCGCTAATATTTTGGGCGAAGTGGCGGTGCAATCCATTAATAAAGCCGGGGGATTAGGGAATTTGATAGTAAATACGCTAGGGAGTGGTAGTGTGATTGGGGGGTATTTAACGCCTGAACAAAAAAATCAAACCCTAAGCCAGCTTTTAGGGCAGAATAATTTTGATAATCTCATGAACGATAGCGGTTTGAATACAGCGATTAAGGATTTGATCAGACAAAAATTAGGCTTTTGGACCGGGCTAGTGGGGGGATTAGCCGGACTAGGGGGCATTGATTTGCAAAACCCTGAAAAGCTTATAGGGAGCATGTCAATCAATGATTTATTGAGTAAAAAAGGGTTGTTCAATCAGATCACCGGCTTTATTTCCGCTAACGATATAGGGCAAGTCATAAGCGTGATATTGCAAGATATTGTCAAACCGAGCAGCGCTTTAAAAAACGATGTAGTCGCTTTAGGCAAACAAATGATTGGCGAATTTTTAGGCCAAGACACGCTCAATTCTTTAGAAAGCTTGCTGCAAAACCAGCAGATTAAAAGCGTTTTAGATAAAGTCCTAGCGGCTAAAGGCTTAGGGTCTATTTATGAACAAGGCTTGGGGGATTTGATGCCTAGTCTTGGTAAAAAAGGGCTTTTCGCTCCCTATGGCTTGAGTCAAGTGTGGCAAAAAGGGGATTTTAGTTTCAACGCGCAAGGCAATGTTTTTGTGCAAAATTCCACTTTCTCTAACGCCAATGGAGGTGCGATTAGTTTTAACGCAGGCGATATGCTCATTTTTGCCGGAAACAACCGCATTTCATTCACTAACCATGCTGGAGCGCTCAATTTATTGTCCAATCAAGTTTCTAACATTAACATCACCACGCTTAACGCTAGCAACGGCCTTAAAATTAATGCTTCTAATAACAATGTTTCTGTGTCTCAAGGCAATCTGTTTATCAACGCTAGCTGTGTGGGACAAAATAATCCGACTACAGCTAACATTGCAAACCCTTGCACGCTTAGCACCCAAAGCGCGAATAACACTTCTTCTAGTAATGCGTCAAATAACGCGCAAATCGCCTTAAATAATAACGATGAAAGCTTGATAATTACGGCGAATGATTTCAATTTTTCAGGCAATATTTACGCTAATGGGGTGGTTGATTTTTCAAAGATTAAAGGCTCTGCAACCATTAAAAACCTGTATCTTTACAATAACGCTCAATTCCAAGCCAACAACCTCACTATTTCCAATCAAGCGGTGTTAGAAAAAAACGCCAGCTTTGTAACGAATAATTTAAACATTCAAGGAGCGTTTAACAACAACGCCACGCACAAAATAGAGGTGCTTCAAAATTTAACGATCGCTTCAAGTGCTTCTTTAAGCACCGGGGTTTATGGGTTAGAAGTAGGGGGGGCTTTGAATCATTTTGGAGCGATCCATTTTAATTTAGAAAATATCCAAACGCCAGTGCCGCTCATTCAAGCAGAAGGGATCATTAATCTCAACACCACCCAAGCGCCTTTTATGAATGTCAATAACAGCATGGCGGATAACACGACTTACACTTTATTGAAAAGCAGCCGTTACATTGATTACAATATCAACCCCAACAGCTTGCAATCGTATTTGAAGCTCTATACCTTAATCAATATCAACGGGAACCACATAGAGGAAAAAAATGGCGTATTGACTTATTTGGGCCAACGGGTTTTGTTGCAAGATAAGGGGTTATTGTTAAGCGTGGCGTTGCCTAACTCAAACAACGCCCATCAAAACAACATTTTAAGCCTTTCTGTCCTTTATAACCAGATTAAAATGTCTTACGGCGATAAAGTGATGGATTTTACCCCCCCTACCTTACAAGATTACATTGTGGGCATTCAAGGGCAAAGTGCATTGAATCAAATTGAAGCTATAGGGGGGAATAACGCTATCAAGTGGCTTTCAACATTGATGATGGACACTAAAGAAAACCCGCTTTTTGCGCCGATTTATTTAAAAAACCACTCTTTGAATGAAATCTTAGGCGTAACAAAAGATCTTCAAAACACCGCAAGCTTGATTTCTAACCCTAATTTTAGGGATAACGCTACCAACCTTTTAGAATTGGCGAGTTACACCCAACAAACCAGCCGTTTAACCAAACTCTCTGATTTTAGGGCTAGAGAGGGAGAGTCTGATTTTTCTTTGTTAGAGCTTAAAAACAAGCGTTTTAGCGATCCTAACCCTGGAGAGGTTTTTGTCAAACACTCTCAACTTAGCAAACACCCAAATAACCTTTGGGTTCAAGGGGTGGGGGGAGCGAGCTTTATTTCTGGGGGCAATGGCACGCTTTATGGCTTGAATGTGGGCTATGATAGGTTGGTTAAAAATGTGATCCTTGGGGGTTATGTAGCTTATGGCTATAGCGACTTTAATGGGAACATCATGCATTCTTTGGGTAATAATGTGGATGTGGGGATGTATGCGAGGGCTTTTTTAAAAAGAAACGAATTCACTTTGAGTGCGAATGAAACTTATGGAGGCAATGCAACTAGTATCAATTCTTCTAATTCTTTGCTCTCTGTGTTGAACCAACGCTACAGCTACAACACCTGGACAACGAGCGTGAATGGGAATTACGGCTATGATTTCATGTTCAAACAAAAAAGCGTGGTGCTAAAACCTCAAGTGGGCTTGAGCTATCATTTTATAGGCTTGAGCGGGATGAAAGGCAAAATGAATGATGCCGCTTACAAACAATTTCTCATGCATTCAAACCTCTCTAACGAATCGGTTTTAACGCTCAACATGGGGTTGGAGAGCCGTAAATATTTTGGTCAAAATTCCTATTATTTTGTAACGGCGAGATTGGGTAGGGATCTTTTGATCAAATCTAAAGGCGGCAATACGGTGCGTTTTGTGGGTGAAAACACTTTATTGTATCGCAAGGGGGAAGTTTTCAACACTTTTGCGAGCGTGATTACAGGGGGCGAAATGCATTTGTGGCGTTTGATGTATGTGAATGCGGGGGTGGGGCTTAAGATGGGCTTGCAATACCAAGATATTAATATAACCGGGAATGTGGGCATGCGAGTGGCGTTTTAG